From one Treponema denticola genomic stretch:
- the glgX gene encoding glycogen debranching protein GlgX, whose protein sequence is MMNMNDLSFFQGKASPLGAKLSRGGVNFSIFSRNAKEIVLHLFENVEDSEPIISYKLDPQINKTGDVWHVFVSGLKSWAFYLYTADGEFLPSAGFLFDENNYLLDPYARLISSHSVFNSEQTLNQINSKISDGKNQHKRTAKGFPKCVVIDDKEFDWQGDKPLNIPLQRCVIYEAHVKGFSFLNDKISPTKRGKYSGLVELIPYLKDLGITSLELLPVFDFDENENMNINPKTGIRLKNYWGYSTIAFFAPKALYAEDPGNAVNEFKFMVREFHKAGIEIILDVVFNHTAEGNENGHIFSFKGFDNSIYYHLEDNKIYYKNFSGCGNSLKTSEIPVIKFILDCLRYWVTEMHVDGFRFDLAPVLARDKTGSIDLNSFMIQAVADDSVLRSTKIIAEAWDAGGAYMVGKFPGRWAEWNDLFRNSVREFWLQPNPDIRHLATRVTGSADLYSQKGRRPYQSINFVCCHDGFTLCDLLSYSEKHNEENGENNRDGSNENLSYNHGIEGAASIEIERMRMRSAKNILTTLILSAGTPMINMGDEVFRTQNGNNNAYCQDNEMSWFDWELLNENKDLLEFTKKLINLRKTHFSFLRKHFFTGVSKTNGTPSDITWFDYQAQKPNWNAPSNFLAFLIDGNKINLESDEDDSDFYFMANSYNNDITVRLPPPSSGGKTWHRLIDTSYTDGKDFLDEEHTEQIMNQQIYVVLARTVVVLIAK, encoded by the coding sequence ATGATGAATATGAACGATTTATCTTTTTTTCAAGGAAAAGCTTCTCCCTTAGGCGCAAAATTAAGCCGCGGTGGAGTGAATTTCAGCATCTTTTCACGAAACGCAAAGGAAATAGTTCTCCATTTATTTGAAAATGTAGAGGATTCCGAGCCGATAATCTCATATAAACTGGATCCTCAAATAAATAAAACGGGTGATGTTTGGCATGTGTTTGTTTCCGGTTTAAAAAGTTGGGCGTTTTATTTGTATACGGCTGACGGAGAGTTTTTGCCTTCAGCGGGCTTTTTATTCGATGAAAATAATTACTTGCTTGACCCTTATGCAAGGCTTATAAGTTCTCATTCCGTATTTAATTCGGAACAAACTTTAAATCAAATAAACAGTAAAATTTCCGACGGTAAAAATCAACATAAAAGAACGGCAAAGGGATTCCCAAAATGTGTAGTTATCGATGATAAGGAATTCGATTGGCAGGGAGATAAACCCTTAAATATTCCGCTCCAAAGATGTGTGATATATGAAGCTCATGTAAAGGGTTTTTCTTTTTTAAACGATAAAATAAGTCCTACAAAACGAGGTAAATATTCAGGGCTTGTGGAGCTGATTCCGTATTTAAAGGATTTGGGAATTACTTCTCTTGAGCTCCTGCCTGTTTTTGATTTTGATGAAAACGAAAATATGAATATAAATCCCAAAACGGGCATTCGGCTAAAAAATTATTGGGGATACAGTACAATTGCTTTTTTTGCACCTAAGGCCCTCTATGCCGAAGATCCCGGCAATGCCGTAAACGAGTTTAAATTTATGGTCAGGGAATTTCATAAAGCAGGTATCGAAATAATCTTGGATGTGGTGTTTAACCATACTGCAGAAGGAAACGAAAACGGCCATATTTTTTCTTTTAAAGGATTTGATAATTCCATTTACTATCATCTTGAAGATAATAAGATTTATTATAAAAATTTTTCGGGCTGCGGGAACAGCCTAAAAACTTCGGAAATACCTGTTATAAAATTTATATTGGATTGTCTGCGGTATTGGGTAACGGAAATGCATGTAGACGGATTCCGTTTTGATTTGGCTCCCGTTCTGGCACGCGATAAAACCGGAAGTATAGATTTAAATTCTTTTATGATACAGGCCGTCGCAGATGACTCCGTGCTTCGTTCTACAAAGATTATAGCTGAAGCTTGGGATGCTGGCGGTGCGTACATGGTAGGAAAATTTCCCGGGCGTTGGGCGGAATGGAACGATTTATTCCGTAACTCTGTCAGAGAGTTTTGGTTGCAGCCCAATCCTGATATAAGACACTTGGCAACCAGAGTAACCGGTTCTGCGGATTTATATTCTCAAAAAGGCAGAAGGCCTTATCAGTCAATAAATTTTGTTTGCTGTCATGACGGCTTTACCCTTTGCGATTTGCTAAGCTATTCCGAAAAACATAACGAAGAAAACGGGGAAAATAACCGTGACGGCTCGAATGAAAATTTAAGCTATAATCATGGAATAGAAGGAGCCGCATCTATCGAAATTGAAAGAATGCGTATGAGGTCTGCAAAAAATATTTTGACAACGCTTATTCTTTCAGCCGGCACGCCTATGATTAATATGGGAGATGAGGTATTCCGTACACAAAACGGAAACAATAATGCTTATTGTCAGGATAATGAGATGTCGTGGTTTGATTGGGAGCTTTTAAATGAAAATAAAGACTTGCTCGAATTTACCAAAAAGCTTATCAATTTAAGAAAGACTCATTTTTCTTTTTTAAGAAAACATTTTTTTACCGGAGTCTCGAAGACTAACGGTACTCCAAGCGATATAACTTGGTTTGATTATCAGGCACAAAAACCTAATTGGAACGCACCGTCAAATTTCTTAGCCTTTTTAATAGACGGCAATAAAATTAATTTGGAAAGCGATGAGGACGATAGTGATTTTTATTTTATGGCAAATAGCTACAATAACGATATAACCGTGAGGCTTCCCCCTCCTTCTTCAGGCGGGAAGACATGGCATCGTCTTATAGACACCTCGTACACTGACGGAAAAGATTTTTTAGATGAAGAACATACCGAGCAGATTATGAATCAGCAAATATATGTAGTGCTTGCCCGTACGGTTGTTGTTTTAATTGCAAAATAA
- a CDS encoding restriction endonuclease, which produces MNYYNFRIDRRHMGELIKRLREESKVSMGWGGNKVNIDLTNSENIKERFRKAYPNIKSRKINNIRRIEYLKDDDVLVVPHLPENGRFIVGVVDGDFPACYSYIENDNTHLNHTIKLKEIYGLDGNLDIHNIEVHEWYAKLKNMQLPIYPLFRYEKVFAKLLLKLRGTPDLSLPISDLDKYNEELKLSIIQVLCKKLNNISPSSSNINFENICKYVIESYGYKYLRNHHYANGGDADLIFESSSKTSSPFESGISKLYVQVKKQTGDSNTRAVEQLVSIMKEDDCSDDVQGCAITLGSFNEDAKKLAQLEDIVLIEGEELAELFLGSLFANTEI; this is translated from the coding sequence ATGAATTACTACAATTTTAGGATTGACAGAAGGCACATGGGTGAACTTATAAAAAGGCTCAGGGAAGAATCGAAAGTTTCTATGGGTTGGGGAGGTAACAAGGTTAATATCGACCTGACGAATAGCGAAAACATAAAAGAAAGATTTAGGAAGGCTTATCCGAATATTAAAAGTCGAAAAATAAACAATATCCGTAGAATAGAGTATTTAAAAGATGATGACGTTTTAGTGGTACCTCATCTTCCTGAAAACGGAAGATTTATTGTAGGTGTTGTCGATGGAGATTTCCCTGCCTGTTACAGTTATATCGAAAATGATAACACTCACTTAAACCATACTATTAAATTAAAAGAGATTTATGGTTTGGATGGAAACCTTGATATTCATAATATTGAAGTGCATGAATGGTATGCCAAGTTAAAAAATATGCAGTTGCCTATTTATCCTCTTTTTAGATACGAAAAAGTTTTTGCAAAACTGCTTCTTAAGTTGAGAGGCACGCCTGATTTGTCTTTACCTATAAGCGATTTGGATAAATACAATGAAGAACTAAAATTAAGCATAATACAAGTCCTTTGTAAAAAGTTAAATAACATAAGTCCTTCAAGCAGTAATATAAACTTTGAAAATATTTGCAAATATGTAATCGAATCTTATGGATATAAGTATTTAAGAAATCATCATTATGCAAATGGAGGAGATGCAGATTTAATTTTTGAAAGTTCTTCAAAAACTTCTTCACCCTTTGAAAGCGGAATATCAAAACTATATGTTCAAGTAAAAAAACAGACCGGAGATTCGAATACACGGGCTGTTGAACAGCTTGTTTCAATAATGAAAGAAGATGATTGTAGTGATGATGTTCAGGGCTGTGCAATTACACTCGGCTCATTTAATGAGGACGCAAAAAAATTAGCACAACTTGAAGATATTGTTCTTATTGAAGGTGAAGAACTTGCAGAATTATTTTTAGGCAGTTTATTTGCAAACACAGAAATATAA
- a CDS encoding cysteine desulfurase family protein yields the protein MIYLDWAATALPQEEIITETLKKSFKYFANPSSKHFLGKDARKVLEDTRSEIAELLNTAPEHIIFTSGGTEGDYIPMLSLLSLPSPCSIAVSGIEHSAVREQAAVMKVRGYKVLQIPSDKNSFISADAVLKTIEPDTAFVSVMAVNNETGAIQPIAEIGKALEEYSKGKRRIHFHTDAVQAIGKIPFELSKLSIHSASFSGHKIGAPRGIGFLYLAKNMEAFIRGGGQENGIRPGTENLAGVLALSGCLKKYYENLDGYVCHAKELMDFLIEELSGIEGLIFIPEARPQLKDKFSPWILQFAVKELTGEVLVRCLSEKGICISTGSACSSKKQTRPVLEAMKIDAKVQQNSVRVSIGPLTQKSELEIFVKTLKETLIEFR from the coding sequence ATGATTTATTTGGATTGGGCGGCAACAGCCCTTCCTCAAGAAGAGATAATTACGGAGACTTTAAAAAAATCGTTTAAATATTTTGCAAATCCTTCTTCAAAGCATTTTTTAGGTAAGGATGCTCGAAAAGTTTTGGAAGATACTCGTTCGGAAATTGCAGAACTTTTGAATACGGCTCCTGAGCATATTATTTTTACATCGGGAGGAACCGAGGGAGATTATATTCCTATGCTCTCTCTATTATCCCTGCCGTCTCCCTGTTCGATTGCGGTCAGCGGTATAGAACATTCCGCAGTCAGGGAACAGGCTGCCGTTATGAAGGTACGGGGTTATAAGGTTTTACAAATCCCTTCAGACAAAAACAGCTTTATAAGTGCCGATGCGGTTTTAAAAACCATAGAGCCCGATACGGCCTTTGTTTCGGTAATGGCGGTAAACAATGAAACCGGAGCAATCCAGCCCATCGCCGAAATAGGAAAGGCTCTTGAAGAATATTCTAAGGGAAAACGAAGAATCCATTTTCATACTGATGCAGTTCAAGCTATAGGAAAGATTCCTTTTGAACTTTCAAAACTATCCATTCATTCGGCTTCTTTTAGCGGACATAAAATAGGAGCACCCAGAGGAATCGGTTTTTTGTATCTTGCTAAAAATATGGAGGCCTTTATCCGCGGGGGCGGGCAAGAAAATGGCATAAGGCCAGGAACCGAAAACCTTGCAGGTGTTTTAGCCCTGTCCGGCTGTCTTAAAAAATATTATGAAAATTTAGATGGTTATGTTTGTCATGCAAAAGAATTAATGGATTTTTTAATTGAAGAACTTTCAGGTATTGAGGGTTTAATTTTTATCCCCGAAGCTCGTCCTCAGCTAAAGGATAAATTTTCGCCTTGGATTTTACAGTTTGCGGTTAAAGAATTAACCGGAGAAGTCCTTGTTCGCTGCTTGTCGGAAAAGGGTATCTGTATTTCTACAGGTTCTGCATGTTCATCAAAAAAACAAACCCGCCCCGTTTTAGAGGCTATGAAAATTGATGCTAAAGTGCAACAAAATTCAGTGCGGGTTTCAATAGGGCCTTTAACGCAAAAGAGTGAGCTTGAAATCTTTGTTAAAACTCTAAAAGAAACTTTGATAGAATTCCGCTGA
- a CDS encoding cyclic nucleotide-binding domain-containing protein, whose translation MKKVPIISTIQTTVNSLKAAAKKQNIENVDIAVFDRYENIVSFFKYEMPEIKIIDFGDPNIDAEACVRVIKDDPWLLFGGIIAITNDRQEKAKLEQIKEPNFLFVCTRKDFEKNTEQIIKILNQHQHFLFNRGMHQRPDEKETGHFVSDTDPFEIVFYANLIGTYLYNTDRVNEEERSSLQTAMMEFLLNAVEHGNCNISYEEKNKWLRSGKNMLDLIAEKQKQPEIKKKKVYITYSVLPEKTKITIKDEGNGFDWRSHLEADFEAGLHGMGIKLSQTLVKNLRYNNIGNEVSFEVNNQRNIANLTPAILKSQQLLTFKHMQIVCRENEDSSDLFYISSGRYAVYVNNKLMSVLTPADIFIGEMAFLMNDRRSATVVSIGEGSLVKIPKMKFMQLIEEYPHYGIFLSRLLANRLARQSKITAKLKEEQENSK comes from the coding sequence ATGAAAAAGGTCCCTATAATAAGCACAATACAGACTACCGTGAACAGCTTAAAAGCAGCCGCAAAAAAACAAAACATAGAAAATGTCGATATTGCAGTTTTTGATAGATATGAAAACATTGTTTCATTTTTTAAATATGAAATGCCTGAAATCAAGATCATCGATTTCGGAGATCCTAATATTGATGCAGAAGCTTGTGTTAGGGTTATAAAGGATGATCCGTGGCTTTTATTCGGAGGGATTATAGCCATTACCAACGACCGCCAAGAAAAAGCAAAACTTGAACAAATAAAGGAACCTAACTTTTTATTTGTATGTACAAGAAAAGATTTTGAAAAAAATACCGAACAGATTATAAAGATTTTAAACCAACATCAGCATTTTCTTTTTAATAGAGGAATGCATCAGAGACCTGATGAAAAAGAAACAGGTCATTTTGTAAGCGATACCGACCCCTTTGAAATAGTTTTTTATGCAAACCTTATAGGAACCTATCTTTACAATACCGACAGAGTCAATGAAGAAGAAAGGTCTTCTTTACAAACTGCAATGATGGAATTTTTACTTAATGCAGTAGAACACGGAAACTGTAATATCTCTTATGAGGAAAAAAATAAATGGCTGCGAAGCGGAAAAAATATGCTCGATTTAATTGCCGAAAAACAAAAACAGCCTGAAATAAAAAAGAAGAAGGTGTATATCACATATTCGGTACTGCCTGAAAAAACAAAGATAACCATCAAAGATGAAGGAAACGGTTTTGACTGGAGAAGCCATCTTGAAGCCGACTTTGAAGCAGGCCTCCACGGAATGGGCATTAAACTTTCTCAAACCCTTGTAAAAAATCTACGCTATAATAATATTGGGAATGAGGTTTCATTTGAGGTAAATAACCAAAGAAATATAGCAAACTTGACACCGGCTATTTTAAAATCCCAGCAATTACTAACCTTCAAACACATGCAGATTGTCTGCCGCGAAAATGAAGATTCGAGCGATCTTTTCTATATAAGTTCGGGACGCTACGCCGTCTATGTAAACAATAAATTGATGTCGGTTTTAACACCGGCTGATATTTTTATAGGAGAAATGGCCTTTTTAATGAATGACAGAAGATCTGCGACTGTCGTATCTATCGGAGAAGGCTCTCTTGTAAAGATTCCTAAGATGAAGTTTATGCAGTTGATTGAGGAGTATCCCCATTACGGTATTTTCTTATCCCGGCTGTTAGCAAACCGGCTGGCCCGTCAATCAAAGATTACGGCAAAACTAAAAGAAGAACAAGAAAACAGCAAGTAG
- a CDS encoding alpha/beta hydrolase family protein — translation MKTIKLDDFKNYEFLSNLKFSEDGRYAAYICAHADLTENDYNKALFLLDMETKKTKQLTGEDVNSFYGFDGDRLLFSARRTKKEKEEKEKTFVYSIPVSGGEALLAYTFPHPVLKMEFADKKTAVVLHSWKDDPFKKLPKEKAEEAKKDEADYETFEEIPFWSNGGGFTSRKRNRLFVYNLSNMKGTALTDEFTQVDGFDFDKKTQEILFTKSTYTDKMPIYNELMLMPLKTKKAKLLNGGQDFMYADAKFFKDKILYTGADGKKYGVNQDADIYLIPKTGTGAKMISPKDYDKSLWNSVGSDSRYGGGANSHVKDGKYYFITTEDDSSFLNVIDEKGELKQLITEKGSVDCFAVHEEKILFIGFRKQELQEVYLFEDKKETCLTKHNTYAAKLQKIVPEEFEFTNDGVKLHGFVLKPLNYKTGKKYPGILTIHGGPKTAYGSIFYHEMQFLAQSGYFVFYTNPRGADGMGRAFADIRGKYGTIDYSDLMKLTDEVLKKYKDIDKERVGVMGGSYGGFMTNWIIGHTNRFAAACSQRSISNWISKFGITDIGYYFNSDQNGGVTPWKGVEKMWDHSPLKYADKCKTPTLFIQSDEDYRCFEACAFQMFTALKYHGCEAKLVLFHGENHDLSRTGKPKHRIRRLTEIFNWFEKYLKK, via the coding sequence ATGAAGACAATAAAGTTGGATGATTTTAAAAATTACGAATTTTTAAGTAACCTTAAATTTTCGGAAGACGGAAGATATGCGGCCTATATTTGTGCCCATGCCGATCTAACCGAAAACGATTATAACAAGGCTCTTTTTCTTTTGGACATGGAAACAAAAAAGACAAAGCAGCTTACGGGCGAGGATGTAAATTCTTTTTACGGCTTTGACGGCGACCGCCTTCTTTTTTCTGCAAGAAGAACAAAAAAAGAAAAGGAAGAAAAAGAGAAAACCTTTGTTTATTCTATTCCCGTTTCGGGCGGTGAAGCCTTGCTTGCTTACACCTTCCCCCATCCCGTTTTAAAAATGGAATTTGCCGATAAGAAGACGGCTGTTGTTTTACACTCATGGAAGGATGACCCGTTTAAAAAGCTGCCTAAAGAAAAGGCAGAAGAAGCAAAAAAAGATGAGGCCGATTATGAAACTTTTGAAGAGATTCCGTTTTGGAGCAACGGGGGCGGCTTTACCTCGCGCAAGAGAAACCGTCTCTTTGTTTATAATCTTTCAAACATGAAGGGTACGGCTCTAACCGATGAGTTTACTCAGGTTGACGGTTTTGATTTTGATAAAAAGACCCAAGAGATTTTATTTACAAAATCAACTTATACCGATAAGATGCCCATCTATAATGAGCTGATGCTCATGCCCTTAAAAACAAAAAAGGCAAAGCTCTTAAATGGCGGTCAAGATTTTATGTACGCCGATGCCAAATTTTTCAAAGATAAAATTCTTTATACGGGTGCCGACGGGAAAAAATACGGCGTAAACCAAGATGCCGATATTTATCTTATTCCCAAAACCGGAACAGGAGCGAAGATGATTTCGCCCAAGGATTACGACAAGAGCTTGTGGAATTCCGTGGGTTCCGATTCAAGGTACGGAGGCGGTGCTAACTCCCATGTCAAGGACGGAAAATATTATTTTATTACAACCGAGGATGATTCTTCCTTTTTAAATGTCATTGACGAAAAAGGAGAATTAAAACAGCTTATTACCGAAAAAGGTTCTGTAGACTGCTTTGCCGTTCATGAAGAAAAAATTCTTTTTATCGGTTTTAGAAAACAGGAATTACAAGAGGTTTATCTTTTTGAAGATAAAAAAGAAACCTGCCTAACAAAGCATAATACTTATGCTGCAAAATTACAAAAGATTGTGCCGGAAGAATTCGAGTTTACAAATGACGGGGTTAAACTCCACGGCTTTGTTTTAAAGCCCTTAAACTACAAGACCGGAAAAAAATATCCCGGAATCTTGACAATTCACGGCGGGCCTAAGACCGCTTACGGTTCAATCTTTTACCACGAGATGCAGTTTTTAGCCCAGTCCGGTTACTTTGTGTTTTATACGAATCCCCGCGGTGCCGACGGAATGGGCCGAGCCTTTGCCGATATTCGGGGCAAGTACGGAACAATCGACTACTCCGATTTAATGAAGCTTACGGATGAGGTTCTAAAAAAGTATAAGGATATCGACAAGGAAAGGGTAGGCGTTATGGGCGGCTCTTACGGCGGCTTTATGACCAACTGGATAATCGGCCACACGAACCGATTTGCTGCAGCCTGTTCTCAGCGTTCAATTTCAAACTGGATTTCCAAATTCGGAATTACCGATATAGGTTATTATTTTAATTCCGACCAAAACGGAGGAGTTACTCCTTGGAAGGGTGTAGAAAAAATGTGGGATCATAGCCCGCTCAAGTATGCCGATAAGTGCAAAACTCCGACCCTTTTTATTCAATCGGATGAGGACTACCGCTGCTTTGAGGCCTGTGCCTTCCAAATGTTTACGGCTCTAAAATATCACGGCTGCGAAGCAAAGCTTGTTTTGTTCCATGGTGAAAATCATGACCTATCCCGAACGGGAAAGCCCAAGCACCGAATCCGCCGCTTAACCGAGATATTTAACTGGTTTGAAAAGTATCTTAAAAAATAA
- a CDS encoding Rpn family recombination-promoting nuclease/putative transposase, with protein sequence MFCKVMQNEGLCKKLIEMILPDTIGKITYISIQHAINTYEQAKSIRFDVLVQTENSKFYDVEMQVSNERNIPKRMRFYQAAIDISFLDKGNSYNNLNDSFIIFICLFDVIGKNRPIYTFENICIEDKNTPLQDGTKKIIINAEAFTNTENKDLKEFLEYLKTGKAKNEFTRGIEKMIQTVKQNEQARQEYRLMSTFEMDITDKTKRETAKNMKMEKLDISLIRKITGLPIEEIEKL encoded by the coding sequence ATGTTTTGTAAAGTTATGCAAAACGAAGGTTTATGTAAAAAACTTATCGAAATGATTCTACCCGATACGATAGGTAAAATTACATATATTTCTATACAGCATGCTATTAATACCTATGAACAGGCAAAGTCTATAAGATTTGATGTTTTGGTACAAACAGAGAATAGTAAATTTTATGATGTAGAAATGCAGGTAAGCAATGAACGCAATATCCCAAAACGTATGCGATTTTACCAAGCTGCCATAGATATTTCTTTTTTAGACAAAGGTAATTCCTATAATAATTTAAATGACAGCTTTATAATTTTTATCTGTTTATTTGATGTTATAGGCAAAAATAGACCAATTTACACCTTTGAAAATATTTGTATAGAGGATAAAAATACCCCTTTACAAGATGGTACAAAGAAGATTATAATAAATGCAGAGGCTTTTACAAATACTGAAAATAAAGATTTAAAAGAATTTTTGGAGTATCTTAAAACAGGTAAAGCAAAAAATGAATTTACAAGGGGGATAGAAAAAATGATACAAACAGTAAAACAAAACGAACAAGCAAGACAGGAATACAGATTGATGTCTACTTTTGAAATGGATATTACAGATAAAACCAAGCGGGAAACAGCAAAAAATATGAAAATGGAAAAACTGGATATATCTTTAATTAGGAAGATAACCGGCCTTCCTATTGAAGAAATAGAAAAACTGTAA